In a single window of the Campylobacter iguaniorum genome:
- the truA gene encoding tRNA pseudouridine(38-40) synthase TruA has protein sequence MKIALTYSYDGSKFSGSQTQPHQNAVEDCLNHALNHVGIFTPVISSSRTDKGVHAIAQVSCVECGEFWQGRLDHLRSQINKHSAPYIRVKSMQVVSENFHPRYDATARSYRYIISHDEPSVFLSDYLYFADELNLHRLNLALKCFAGVHDFKPFYKVGSDDKSTIREIYHAFAYQIYRAKSGKLSTKFEPNQTRPKPNFTVINFKANGFLRAQVRLMVANSIEASKSDENLAKFISNFQANKPLTRIPAPPNGLYLKRVFY, from the coding sequence ATGAAAATCGCCCTTACCTACTCATATGATGGCTCCAAATTTAGCGGCTCACAGACCCAGCCACACCAAAACGCTGTAGAAGACTGCTTAAACCACGCCTTAAACCACGTCGGAATCTTCACGCCAGTCATCTCTAGCTCACGCACAGACAAAGGCGTCCATGCCATAGCTCAAGTCTCTTGCGTGGAGTGTGGCGAGTTTTGGCAAGGTAGATTAGATCATCTTAGATCACAAATCAACAAACACTCAGCCCCATACATAAGAGTAAAATCCATGCAAGTGGTGAGCGAAAACTTCCACCCACGCTACGACGCCACAGCTAGAAGCTACCGCTACATCATCAGCCACGATGAGCCAAGCGTATTTTTGAGCGATTATTTGTATTTTGCTGATGAGTTAAATTTGCATAGGCTAAATTTAGCCCTAAAGTGCTTCGCTGGAGTGCATGATTTTAAGCCATTTTATAAAGTCGGCAGCGACGATAAATCGACTATTAGAGAGATTTATCACGCCTTTGCTTATCAGATTTACCGCGCTAAATCAGGCAAACTTAGCACCAAATTTGAGCCAAATCAAACCCGCCCAAAGCCAAATTTCACAGTGATAAATTTCAAGGCAAATGGCTTTTTAAGAGCACAAGTCCGTCTCATGGTCGCAAACTCTATTGAGGCTAGCAAAAGTGATGAAAATCTAGCCAAATTTATATCAAATTTCCAAGCCAACAAGCCACTTACTAGGATTCCAGCCCCACCAAACGGACTGTATCTGAAGCGAGTTTTTTATTAA
- the glmU gene encoding bifunctional UDP-N-acetylglucosamine diphosphorylase/glucosamine-1-phosphate N-acetyltransferase GlmU encodes MNDITIIVLAAGNGTRMKSSKSKVLHTICGEPMISHILKKSYEITSDVRAVLFYQFDEVKSAILSQFPDVKIYKQDSINKPGTAGAVEAAISELSSQKTLIICGDMPLIEASELKALCQSDADVSISAFEAINPFGYGRVITNGGNVTKIVEQKDANDEEKSVNLCNAGAYCFDSKLLKSLIPLIKNDNASKEFYLTDAIELAIKNGYKVKHTLVNEENFMGINDKFALSKAEEIMQGNIKENLMKNGVIMHLPSTIFIDSRAAIEGECIIEPNVMIMGNCHIKNSHIKSGSVIEDSIIIDSDIGPMAHLRPKSNITQTHIGNFVELKNAKLDTVKAGHLSYLGDCEIGNGTNVGCGTITCNYDGVKKHKTIIGKNVFIGSDSQLVAPVNIADDTLIAAGTTVTNDSQKGDLILARSKQVNKAGYFYHFFGKSDEK; translated from the coding sequence ATGAATGATATAACTATAATCGTGCTAGCCGCAGGCAATGGCACAAGAATGAAATCAAGCAAATCAAAGGTCTTGCACACCATTTGTGGCGAGCCTATGATAAGCCATATACTCAAAAAATCCTACGAGATAACAAGCGACGTCAGAGCCGTGCTGTTTTATCAGTTTGATGAGGTAAAAAGTGCTATTTTATCACAGTTTCCAGATGTCAAAATCTACAAACAAGATAGCATAAACAAGCCAGGCACCGCAGGAGCAGTAGAAGCTGCCATAAGTGAGCTAAGCTCACAAAAAACGCTCATAATCTGTGGCGATATGCCTTTAATTGAAGCTAGCGAGCTAAAAGCATTATGCCAAAGTGATGCAGACGTAAGCATATCAGCATTTGAAGCAATTAATCCTTTTGGATATGGAAGAGTCATCACAAATGGTGGAAACGTCACCAAAATAGTCGAGCAAAAAGATGCAAATGATGAAGAAAAAAGTGTAAACTTATGCAACGCTGGAGCTTATTGTTTTGATAGCAAACTACTAAAATCACTAATTCCACTTATCAAAAACGATAATGCAAGCAAGGAGTTTTATCTCACAGACGCCATAGAACTAGCCATAAAAAACGGCTACAAAGTCAAACATACTCTTGTAAATGAAGAAAATTTCATGGGTATCAATGATAAATTTGCCCTAAGCAAGGCTGAAGAGATAATGCAAGGTAACATCAAAGAAAATTTGATGAAAAACGGCGTCATAATGCACCTACCAAGCACTATTTTCATAGATAGCAGAGCTGCAATAGAAGGCGAATGTATCATCGAGCCAAATGTCATGATAATGGGCAACTGCCATATCAAAAACTCACACATAAAAAGTGGCTCAGTCATCGAAGATAGCATCATCATTGATAGCGACATCGGTCCTATGGCTCATCTAAGACCAAAATCAAACATAACCCAAACCCACATCGGCAACTTTGTCGAGCTAAAAAATGCCAAACTAGATACGGTAAAAGCCGGACACCTAAGCTATCTTGGAGACTGTGAGATAGGAAACGGTACAAATGTCGGCTGCGGCACTATCACGTGCAACTATGACGGTGTCAAAAAGCACAAAACAATAATCGGCAAAAACGTCTTCATAGGCAGTGACTCTCAGCTTGTAGCTCCTGTAAATATCGCTGATGACACGCTCATAGCAGCTGGCACGACAGTCACCAATGACTCACAAAAAGGCGATCTAATCCTAGCTAGAAGCAAACAAGTAAATAAAGCTGGATATTTTTACCATTTCTTTGGAAAAAGTGATGAAAAATAA
- the coaBC gene encoding bifunctional phosphopantothenoylcysteine decarboxylase/phosphopantothenate--cysteine ligase CoaBC, whose amino-acid sequence MMKNKKILLAVCGSVSFYKAYEIISLLKSEGADVRVMLSDGALRFANLISFEALVQNRVLSSISEDWQSGLNHINYSKNDLIIIAPASANTINKIAHGVADNVFLQTILASTCPKLIAPAANNNMLENFTTKNSLEILSKNGYDICEPVSKILACGDLGKGALADPQIIVEMAKRTLNQDNFYKGKKVVVTGGATTEKIDDVRGITNFSSGKMAKALADAFYYAGAELTFISSNEFSAPYPIIKFSSSEELLNAINSQNLSQNDLLVMCAAVSDYKPKTKFNGKMKKSQNELNLELVLNTDILKSLNLNCKKIGFKMEMDRALAKQNAINMLNSKNLNAVCLNVLDEKIKFGSDQTKIDFITPNGEFDTGFDTKPNIAQKITELAKQI is encoded by the coding sequence GTGATGAAAAATAAAAAAATTTTATTGGCTGTTTGTGGGAGTGTGAGCTTTTACAAAGCCTATGAAATCATAAGCTTACTTAAAAGTGAGGGTGCAGATGTCAGAGTAATGCTAAGCGATGGGGCTTTAAGATTTGCAAATCTTATAAGCTTTGAAGCGCTAGTACAAAACAGAGTTTTATCGAGCATTAGTGAAGACTGGCAAAGTGGATTAAACCACATAAATTATAGCAAAAACGACCTAATTATCATCGCTCCAGCTAGTGCAAACACAATAAACAAAATAGCTCATGGAGTCGCTGATAATGTGTTTTTGCAGACTATTTTAGCCTCCACTTGCCCAAAACTCATAGCCCCAGCAGCCAACAATAATATGCTAGAAAATTTCACCACTAAAAATAGCTTAGAAATTTTAAGCAAAAACGGCTATGATATTTGCGAACCAGTTTCAAAAATACTTGCTTGTGGTGACCTTGGCAAAGGCGCCTTAGCAGATCCACAAATCATCGTAGAAATGGCAAAAAGAACGCTAAATCAAGATAACTTTTATAAAGGTAAAAAAGTGGTCGTGACTGGCGGCGCCACGACAGAAAAAATAGACGACGTGCGTGGCATAACCAACTTTTCAAGCGGTAAAATGGCAAAGGCATTAGCCGACGCATTTTACTACGCTGGAGCTGAGCTGACTTTTATAAGCTCAAATGAGTTTAGCGCGCCCTATCCTATCATCAAATTTAGCAGCTCTGAAGAGTTGCTAAATGCCATAAACTCGCAAAATTTAAGCCAAAATGACCTGCTTGTCATGTGTGCAGCAGTCAGCGACTACAAACCAAAAACTAAATTTAACGGCAAAATGAAAAAAAGCCAAAATGAGCTAAATTTGGAGCTAGTTTTAAACACAGATATCTTAAAAAGTCTAAATTTAAACTGTAAAAAAATCGGCTTCAAAATGGAAATGGATAGAGCCTTGGCAAAACAAAACGCCATAAATATGCTAAACTCCAAAAACCTAAATGCAGTTTGCCTAAACGTGCTTGATGAGAAAATCAAATTTGGTAGCGACCAAACAAAAATAGATTTTATCACACCAAATGGCGAGTTTGACACTGGATTTGACACCAAGCCAAACATCGCACAAAAAATCACTGAGCTTGCCAAACAAATATGA
- a CDS encoding LptF/LptG family permease encodes MNRVNKYFFSSFLTTFASLFATLFLIMSIVFFIQIARITSYIEISFGELIKLYVFMLPQILLFTIPISFFVSVAMSFFRLSKENESTVIFTLGQNPKKIANFFLSVSFILSAIMLINSLVVMPIAEHLNDRFIEYKKTKLSLNIKPSEFGQKFGDWMVFIEAQNDNNQTAKYENIVMYNISDEGEKLITSLSADIVNNNSNLELLLGSGKMYTINPKLWHISNYDSMTIRTLMQGGKDDEYSFKDYWAQSLKSDKRAKDLSIYVLVALFPLASVLFAMSFGIVTYRYEKGIIYFGIFGVLFVYFALIMVFAKQPFYAIPAIFALTFIGSLIAFKKKVLNKY; translated from the coding sequence ATGAATAGAGTAAATAAGTATTTTTTTAGCAGTTTTTTGACTACATTCGCATCACTTTTTGCGACACTATTTCTGATAATGTCTATCGTATTTTTTATACAGATTGCAAGGATTACTAGCTATATAGAAATTAGTTTTGGCGAACTAATCAAGCTATATGTTTTTATGCTGCCTCAGATTTTGCTTTTTACCATACCTATCTCATTTTTTGTCTCTGTGGCGATGAGTTTTTTTCGCCTATCTAAAGAAAACGAAAGCACAGTCATATTCACTTTAGGTCAAAATCCAAAAAAGATAGCCAACTTCTTTCTAAGCGTATCTTTCATCCTATCAGCGATAATGCTTATCAACTCACTAGTCGTCATGCCAATAGCCGAACACCTAAACGACCGCTTCATCGAATACAAAAAAACAAAACTAAGCCTAAATATCAAACCAAGCGAATTCGGACAAAAGTTTGGCGACTGGATGGTTTTCATAGAAGCTCAAAACGACAACAACCAAACCGCAAAATACGAAAATATCGTAATGTATAATATCTCAGATGAAGGCGAGAAGCTCATCACATCGCTAAGTGCTGATATAGTAAACAACAATTCAAATTTAGAGCTACTTCTTGGCAGCGGCAAAATGTATACCATAAATCCAAAGCTGTGGCACATAAGCAACTACGATAGCATGACTATAAGGACGCTTATGCAAGGCGGCAAGGACGATGAATACTCGTTCAAAGACTACTGGGCTCAGTCGCTAAAGAGTGACAAAAGAGCCAAAGACCTTAGCATTTACGTGCTTGTAGCACTCTTCCCACTTGCTAGTGTGCTGTTTGCTATGAGCTTTGGGATCGTCACATACAGATACGAAAAAGGCATTATTTACTTTGGTATTTTTGGCGTTTTGTTTGTGTATTTTGCTTTGATTATGGTATTTGCTAAGCAGCCATTTTACGCTATTCCAGCTATTTTTGCCCTGACTTTCATAGGCTCACTTATAGCCTTTAAGAAAAAGGTCTTAAACAAATACTAA
- a CDS encoding class II 3-deoxy-7-phosphoheptulonate synthase produces the protein MKAWSRDSWRDYNILQQPTYPDKNALKNSEEKLKSLPPLVFAGEVRNLKEELKDVTLGKSFLLQGGDCAESFENFSANGIRDMFKVMLQMAIVLTFAGGCPVVKVGRVAGQFAKPRSSDFEEINGVKLPSYRGDIINGFEFNEAARVPDPKRMIEAYYQSASTLNLLRAFSRGGLADLHEVHRWNLGFIKRADIGDKFEKLAEQLTQTLNFMEACGVTTANTPTLSETKLYTSHEALLLPYEEALTRVDSLSGDWYDCSAHMLWIGERTRGLDDAHVHFLSGVKNPIGCKMGPDAKAEDIIAMANKLNPNNEAGRLNIIIRMGANKIEDRLPAILNGVKKEGLNILWSIDPMHGNTVKASSGFKTREFNAVMSEVKSFFDIHKACGTIAGGVHLEMTGQDVTECTGGVFKVTEDGLASRYETQCDPRLNADQALELAFLIADLVKKR, from the coding sequence ATGAAAGCTTGGAGCAGGGATAGTTGGAGAGATTATAATATATTGCAACAACCAACATATCCTGATAAAAATGCGTTAAAAAATAGTGAAGAAAAATTAAAAAGTTTGCCGCCGCTTGTTTTTGCTGGTGAAGTAAGAAATCTAAAAGAAGAGCTAAAAGACGTAACTTTAGGTAAAAGCTTTTTGCTTCAAGGCGGGGATTGTGCTGAGAGCTTTGAGAATTTTAGTGCAAATGGCATTAGGGATATGTTTAAAGTAATGCTTCAAATGGCGATAGTTCTTACTTTTGCTGGTGGATGTCCTGTAGTCAAGGTCGGACGCGTCGCAGGTCAGTTTGCCAAGCCTAGAAGTAGTGATTTTGAAGAGATTAACGGCGTAAAACTCCCAAGCTACCGTGGCGATATCATCAACGGCTTTGAGTTTAACGAGGCTGCGCGCGTGCCAGATCCAAAAAGAATGATAGAAGCTTATTACCAAAGTGCTTCTACATTAAACTTACTTAGAGCGTTTTCTCGTGGTGGTTTGGCTGATTTGCACGAGGTTCATCGCTGGAATCTTGGCTTTATTAAACGTGCTGATATAGGGGATAAATTTGAAAAACTTGCCGAGCAACTAACTCAAACGCTAAATTTCATGGAGGCGTGTGGCGTGACTACTGCAAACACTCCAACTCTAAGCGAAACCAAGCTCTACACATCACATGAGGCACTTTTGCTTCCTTATGAAGAGGCTTTGACCCGTGTGGATAGTCTTAGTGGTGACTGGTATGACTGCTCTGCTCATATGCTTTGGATAGGTGAGAGAACACGTGGGCTTGATGACGCTCATGTGCATTTCCTAAGTGGGGTTAAAAACCCAATTGGCTGCAAAATGGGACCAGATGCTAAGGCTGAAGATATAATCGCTATGGCAAACAAACTAAATCCAAACAACGAAGCAGGTCGCCTAAATATCATCATCAGAATGGGTGCAAACAAGATAGAAGATAGGCTTCCAGCTATCTTAAACGGTGTGAAAAAAGAGGGCTTAAATATACTTTGGAGTATTGATCCGATGCATGGAAACACTGTAAAAGCAAGTAGTGGATTTAAAACTCGTGAGTTTAATGCTGTGATGAGCGAGGTCAAGAGCTTTTTTGATATTCACAAAGCTTGTGGCACAATAGCTGGTGGCGTGCATCTTGAGATGACAGGACAAGACGTCACAGAATGCACCGGTGGTGTGTTTAAGGTGACTGAAGATGGGCTTGCTAGTCGCTATGAAACTCAGTGCGACCCAAGACTAAACGCAGATCAGGCACTTGAACTGGCGTTTTTAATAGCTGATTTAGTTAAGAAAAGATAG
- a CDS encoding prepilin peptidase yields MEIYYALFFIFGLCIGSFCNVLIYRMPLGKSINFPASHCPSCKHKLKFYHNIPLISWMFLRGKCAFCKQNISFIYPSVELVSALLGMAGLFVAGDLISGAVLGLCFIMLFTLSVIDFKHHAVPESLLLVVYFLAIFSQIDGEIRLDEISLFHSSLVVSFIFAGAITIVKSITSAWINRHNKGEILEAMGDADTIIIASIGAILGIKLGIFAVFLAGILQIILHIILRIISRKNHEAPFIPALSLSLLIVLLFQNQALELFELYFKFIGLK; encoded by the coding sequence ATGGAAATTTACTATGCTTTATTTTTTATTTTTGGGCTTTGTATCGGTTCGTTTTGCAATGTTTTGATATACAGAATGCCTCTTGGCAAGAGTATAAATTTCCCAGCTAGCCACTGTCCTAGCTGCAAACATAAGCTCAAATTTTATCACAATATCCCGCTCATTTCTTGGATGTTTTTGCGTGGCAAATGCGCGTTTTGTAAGCAAAATATATCTTTTATCTATCCTAGTGTTGAGCTTGTATCGGCTCTGCTTGGCATGGCTGGACTTTTTGTAGCTGGAGATTTGATTAGTGGCGCTGTACTTGGGCTTTGCTTCATAATGCTTTTTACTCTTAGTGTGATTGATTTTAAGCACCACGCAGTTCCTGAGAGTTTGCTTTTGGTAGTTTATTTTTTAGCTATTTTTAGCCAAATTGACGGTGAGATTAGACTTGATGAGATAAGTTTATTTCACTCTAGCCTTGTAGTTTCTTTCATATTTGCTGGAGCAATAACAATAGTAAAAAGCATAACAAGTGCTTGGATAAATAGGCACAATAAAGGCGAAATCCTAGAAGCTATGGGCGACGCTGATACCATAATCATAGCTAGCATTGGAGCGATTTTGGGTATCAAACTTGGCATTTTTGCTGTGTTTTTGGCTGGAATTTTACAGATTATTTTGCATATTATTTTACGTATAATTTCACGTAAAAATCACGAAGCGCCCTTTATACCAGCACTTAGCCTATCGCTTTTAATCGTTTTATTATTTCAAAACCAAGCCTTAGAGCTTTTTGAGCTTTACTTTAAATTTATAGGATTAAAATAA
- the fliP gene encoding flagellar type III secretion system pore protein FliP (The bacterial flagellar biogenesis protein FliP forms a type III secretion system (T3SS)-type pore required for flagellar assembly.) translates to MRFLFLLLFGFASIFAADTVTVPTINLSLSAPDTPAQLVTSLNVLIVLTLLALAPSLIFVMTSFLRLIIVFSFLRQAMGTQQMPPTNILISLALILTFFIMEPVAKKSYEEGVKPYLAEQISYQEAFEKGAKPFKEFMVRNTREKDLALFYRIRQLPNPKTIDDIPLTIAAPAFIISELKTAFEIGFLIYLPFLVIDMVVSSVLMAMGMMMLPPVMISLPFKLLIFVLVDGWNLLVGNLVDSFK, encoded by the coding sequence TTGAGATTTTTATTTTTATTATTATTTGGATTTGCTAGCATTTTTGCAGCTGATACCGTAACTGTCCCTACCATAAATTTAAGCCTAAGTGCCCCAGATACGCCAGCTCAGCTAGTCACTAGCCTAAATGTTTTAATCGTCCTAACTCTCCTTGCTCTTGCTCCATCGCTTATATTTGTGATGACTAGCTTTTTAAGGCTTATTATTGTTTTTTCATTTTTAAGGCAGGCGATGGGAACACAGCAAATGCCACCTACAAACATACTCATCTCACTTGCTTTGATACTTACATTTTTTATCATGGAACCAGTGGCTAAGAAGTCTTATGAAGAGGGCGTGAAGCCATATCTCGCAGAGCAAATCAGCTATCAAGAGGCTTTTGAAAAGGGCGCTAAGCCGTTTAAAGAGTTTATGGTGCGAAACACTAGAGAAAAGGATCTGGCGCTATTTTACCGTATACGTCAGCTACCAAATCCAAAAACCATAGATGATATTCCTTTAACCATAGCGGCTCCAGCTTTTATTATCAGTGAGTTAAAGACTGCTTTTGAGATAGGGTTTTTGATATATTTGCCATTTTTGGTTATCGATATGGTCGTAAGCTCAGTGCTAATGGCAATGGGTATGATGATGCTTCCGCCAGTTATGATATCATTGCCGTTTAAGCTGCTGATTTTTGTGCTAGTAGATGGGTGGAATCTACTAGTTGGAAATCTAGTAGATAGCTTTAAATAA
- a CDS encoding AEC family transporter: MIFAPMFSIFILLASGYLAKKTKVLAQNQSIIFVDFVLCFALPAMIFDRIYHVEIDINLINVILTGICSSLIAMGIAVGVGILLKFKKPTLVSLALLSMFGNTLFVGIPVVQGFFGDEAINEVIFYDQLATGIPISMLGPLILSLAAPAKVSLVQNTIKVLKFPPFVALILGLICRNFELPGIIFPPLKMFASSVVPVALFAVGIGLGFNSVKSAWKSTSVVLVAKMVLAPAIFIGIAFVFGVSLDDKWLIGLVECAMPPMVLASAMILKANLDTNLAISSVALGIVATFITIPSILLILN, encoded by the coding sequence ATGATTTTTGCACCTATGTTTTCTATATTTATCTTATTAGCCTCTGGATATTTGGCTAAAAAGACAAAGGTTTTGGCTCAAAACCAATCTATAATTTTTGTTGATTTTGTGCTTTGTTTCGCACTTCCTGCGATGATTTTTGATAGAATTTATCATGTCGAAATTGATATAAATTTGATAAATGTTATCCTAACTGGTATTTGCTCATCGCTTATAGCTATGGGAATTGCTGTTGGAGTTGGCATACTTCTTAAATTTAAAAAGCCAACTTTAGTAAGTCTTGCACTTCTTAGTATGTTTGGTAATACGCTGTTTGTGGGTATCCCTGTCGTGCAAGGATTTTTCGGTGATGAGGCGATAAATGAGGTTATATTTTACGATCAGCTTGCTACTGGCATACCTATCTCCATGCTTGGACCTCTCATCTTGTCTTTAGCAGCTCCAGCTAAAGTTTCACTAGTGCAAAACACAATAAAAGTGCTTAAATTTCCACCATTTGTGGCTCTGATTTTGGGGCTTATTTGTAGAAACTTTGAACTTCCAGGCATCATTTTTCCACCGCTTAAAATGTTTGCTAGTAGCGTCGTGCCAGTGGCTTTGTTTGCTGTGGGAATCGGACTTGGATTTAATAGCGTCAAATCGGCTTGGAAAAGCACAAGCGTGGTTTTAGTAGCAAAAATGGTTCTTGCACCAGCGATTTTTATAGGAATTGCCTTTGTATTTGGTGTAAGCTTAGACGATAAATGGCTGATTGGCTTAGTTGAATGCGCGATGCCGCCTATGGTTTTAGCAAGCGCAATGATACTTAAAGCAAATTTAGACACAAACCTAGCCATATCAAGCGTAGCTCTTGGCATAGTTGCGACGTTTATAACTATACCTTCGATACTTCTTATACTAAACTAA
- a CDS encoding membrane protein — protein MKNSILKIGIAVSITCAFAMGEGAFIGVESDYSFESNLKTKDEINSANFKDNQIGIGLKAGYDFDIYRVYGSYIYDLQTKDSIIDEDGDPLALKWNTHKFIIGAEYTPVVANDLKLAIGGYTGMSILKMKVNAIDENEKDDIKGWIIGAKLGGIYAIDESNEVEFGLKADRTDYGKSDKSEMKDAKETNYGFYLGYNYKF, from the coding sequence ATGAAAAATTCTATTTTAAAAATCGGCATTGCAGTCTCTATCACTTGTGCTTTTGCAATGGGTGAAGGTGCTTTTATCGGCGTTGAGAGCGATTATTCTTTTGAATCAAATCTAAAAACAAAAGATGAAATAAACTCAGCTAATTTTAAAGATAATCAAATAGGAATCGGTCTAAAAGCTGGTTATGATTTTGATATTTATAGAGTTTACGGCTCTTATATTTATGATTTGCAAACTAAGGATTCTATCATTGATGAAGACGGAGACCCTCTTGCTCTAAAGTGGAATACTCATAAATTTATAATCGGCGCTGAGTATACTCCAGTCGTTGCAAATGATCTTAAACTAGCAATTGGCGGATATACTGGTATGTCTATCTTAAAAATGAAAGTTAATGCAATAGATGAAAATGAAAAAGACGATATAAAAGGCTGGATTATAGGAGCTAAACTAGGTGGAATATATGCTATCGACGAAAGCAACGAAGTTGAGTTTGGCTTAAAAGCAGACAGAACAGACTATGGCAAATCAGATAAATCTGAGATGAAAGACGCCAAAGAGACAAATTATGGTTTTTATCTAGGATATAACTACAAATTTTAA
- the uppS gene encoding polyprenyl diphosphate synthase: MNKLNHLAIIMDGNGRWAKSKGLIRTNGHKVGANVVEDITSYCCQKGIANLTLYAFSTENWKRPKSEVDFLMNLLEKFLIEKRENFVKNGIKFHTIGDLEPFNNSLKNEISNLKNLTANCDKLNLILAINYGARDEITRAVNNALQSGENISEKSISSHLDTSEFGDVDLLIRTGGEQRLSNFLLWQASYAELYFTPTLWPEFTSKELDEIISSYQKTHRKFGGL, translated from the coding sequence TTGAATAAGTTAAATCATCTAGCAATCATCATGGACGGAAACGGAAGATGGGCTAAAAGCAAGGGCCTGATACGCACAAACGGGCACAAAGTAGGAGCAAACGTGGTCGAAGATATCACGTCGTATTGCTGCCAAAAAGGCATCGCAAACTTAACTCTATATGCTTTTAGCACCGAAAACTGGAAACGCCCAAAAAGCGAAGTTGATTTTCTTATGAATTTGCTTGAAAAATTCTTAATTGAGAAGCGAGAAAACTTCGTCAAAAACGGTATCAAATTTCACACTATAGGCGATTTGGAGCCATTTAATAACTCACTAAAAAACGAAATATCAAATTTAAAAAACCTAACTGCAAATTGCGATAAGCTAAACTTAATCCTAGCCATAAATTATGGCGCTAGAGATGAGATAACTAGAGCTGTAAATAACGCTTTGCAAAGCGGCGAAAACATCAGCGAAAAGAGCATTTCAAGCCACCTTGACACAAGCGAATTTGGTGACGTAGATCTACTCATTCGCACAGGTGGCGAACAAAGACTTAGCAACTTTTTGCTCTGGCAAGCAAGCTATGCCGAGCTATATTTTACGCCGACGCTTTGGCCTGAATTTACTAGCAAAGAGCTTGATGAGATCATCTCATCATACCAAAAAACTCATAGAAAATTTGGTGGTCTTTAA